One part of the Bdellovibrio sp. KM01 genome encodes these proteins:
- a CDS encoding zinc-dependent metalloprotease, whose translation MSFSKNISVFGALLSIIFVTGCTNGFEVSSLIEKKQAPKQIVDSFSIPGTQSAEIAAQCEKATCLTINKSSLGKIFLLIASGKTGGSTPQWYDLKPQVVSFEKSGSRLALLGQNYNSIYDELKTESLVQTFRIVGEDTETITFDWGRGLKTLIAQNSYDIDSGPGLNEALTETSLPSIPVLDSYTRNIKITNNSIELEQVSKIQSLQGKGAGANKIAIESVEETLDMNIQIRAYRLQSKFKPKVADASRSVGFFVTRVAKAAMSKDVTKYIAKWDISDDREPITVRISAAVPEDYVQAVKEGALYWNKVFGKDVVAVETGVDPQAPPKDHTIMVRWVTWLDAGAAYAISQSDPLTGELLRAQVFMPSVFTKVGSADLVLLNGGSPVATGAMACDFSDTLKELQKLTREASDSQRLRLGQDSVRATVAHELGHALGLRHNFAGSFSAKATTKEIYDSAKTYLKNLNHPGLETTTSIMDYVSGIDNVLSAAYIKHAPLSYDKMAMDWAYSEDDKALDPKVSQFCTDEDISLANSQKMSIYGCERFDNGNNPLLRKYLDGRDEKTGLVKVLFVSIIGRMYPGDQPDVVNNLDNVLKDTYKWGTAAIDYGFVGDALFDISQVIGTGSAKVPALVSLDAVKSGNILTARTGQDSSFAELRLAHLAETAKYLQGLDGISDKVGGYAAMLNGLLRNSQGQIDVDWFEKEVTALKESGILAKGKTLAGREYSLTDEQQGKVLNFYKDITDANKKIIFSAVRDLLPMIQGQVKGDDGTVKVMNKILPIDVVKQADADMLGNIALDLVLVSKEALDVQVGEGGTKKAQLPIPFLNAKERISLLSILSSQGVTFAMDTKRAQVQAALAATINEFLHQVDATLNIETLTTSEQADLAGKLLKGGLVNSTGANWIAAQVKVLQAIEAVK comes from the coding sequence AAACCGGAGGATCAACTCCGCAGTGGTATGATCTTAAGCCACAAGTGGTAAGCTTCGAAAAATCCGGCAGCCGCTTGGCGCTTTTAGGGCAAAACTACAACAGCATTTACGACGAGCTTAAAACCGAAAGCCTGGTGCAAACATTCCGCATCGTGGGTGAGGACACAGAGACAATCACTTTTGATTGGGGTCGTGGACTCAAAACTCTGATCGCGCAGAATTCCTATGATATCGATTCCGGCCCGGGTTTGAATGAAGCTCTGACAGAGACTTCTTTGCCATCTATTCCGGTTTTGGATTCGTATACGCGTAACATCAAAATCACGAACAACAGCATCGAGCTTGAGCAGGTTTCTAAAATCCAAAGCCTTCAAGGTAAGGGTGCCGGGGCTAACAAAATCGCCATTGAAAGCGTTGAAGAAACTTTGGATATGAATATCCAAATCCGCGCTTACCGTTTGCAATCTAAGTTCAAACCTAAGGTTGCCGATGCGTCTCGCTCGGTTGGGTTCTTTGTGACTCGCGTGGCGAAAGCAGCGATGAGCAAAGATGTTACTAAATATATCGCTAAATGGGATATCTCTGACGATCGCGAACCAATCACAGTGCGCATCTCTGCCGCAGTTCCAGAAGATTACGTTCAAGCCGTTAAAGAAGGCGCCCTTTACTGGAATAAAGTGTTCGGTAAAGATGTGGTCGCTGTTGAAACCGGCGTTGATCCGCAAGCTCCACCTAAAGATCACACGATCATGGTGCGCTGGGTGACATGGCTTGATGCGGGTGCCGCCTATGCCATCAGTCAGTCTGATCCCTTGACGGGGGAGTTGTTGCGCGCTCAGGTGTTCATGCCTTCCGTGTTTACGAAAGTCGGCTCTGCTGACCTGGTATTGCTCAACGGTGGTTCACCGGTGGCAACGGGTGCTATGGCCTGTGATTTTAGTGACACTCTTAAGGAATTGCAGAAGCTGACTCGTGAGGCTTCGGATTCTCAAAGATTGCGCTTAGGTCAAGACAGTGTTCGTGCGACTGTAGCCCATGAGTTGGGACACGCTTTGGGTCTTCGTCATAATTTCGCGGGATCGTTCTCGGCGAAAGCGACAACGAAAGAAATCTATGATTCCGCAAAAACGTATTTGAAAAACCTGAATCATCCGGGGCTTGAAACAACAACAAGTATCATGGACTACGTCAGTGGCATTGATAATGTGTTAAGTGCAGCTTACATCAAACACGCGCCTCTTTCTTATGACAAGATGGCGATGGACTGGGCTTATTCTGAGGATGACAAAGCTCTGGATCCTAAGGTCTCTCAGTTCTGTACGGACGAAGATATTTCGTTGGCGAACAGCCAAAAGATGTCGATCTATGGTTGTGAGCGTTTTGATAACGGGAACAATCCATTGCTTAGAAAGTACTTGGATGGCCGTGACGAAAAAACAGGTTTGGTAAAAGTCTTGTTCGTATCGATCATAGGTCGTATGTATCCGGGTGATCAGCCAGATGTGGTGAATAACCTGGATAACGTTCTTAAAGACACCTACAAATGGGGCACAGCTGCGATCGACTATGGATTCGTGGGCGACGCCTTGTTTGATATTTCCCAAGTAATAGGTACGGGCTCTGCGAAAGTTCCGGCATTGGTGTCATTGGATGCCGTGAAAAGCGGAAATATCCTAACGGCGCGCACGGGCCAAGATTCATCATTTGCAGAGTTGCGTTTAGCTCACTTGGCAGAGACCGCTAAATACCTTCAAGGTCTTGACGGCATCTCTGATAAAGTTGGTGGTTACGCGGCTATGTTGAATGGTTTACTGCGCAACTCTCAAGGTCAGATCGATGTCGACTGGTTTGAAAAAGAAGTCACAGCTTTGAAGGAGAGCGGGATCCTGGCGAAAGGTAAAACTTTGGCCGGTCGGGAGTATTCTTTAACAGATGAACAACAAGGCAAAGTTCTTAATTTCTATAAAGATATCACAGACGCAAATAAGAAAATCATCTTCTCTGCGGTTCGTGATTTGTTGCCAATGATCCAAGGTCAGGTCAAAGGCGATGATGGCACGGTGAAGGTGATGAATAAGATCCTGCCAATCGACGTGGTGAAACAAGCGGACGCCGATATGTTGGGCAATATCGCTTTGGATTTGGTTTTGGTCAGCAAAGAGGCTTTGGATGTTCAAGTGGGCGAGGGCGGTACTAAAAAGGCTCAGTTGCCAATTCCATTCTTGAATGCAAAAGAGCGCATCTCGTTGCTTTCAATCCTGTCTTCTCAGGGTGTGACTTTTGCTATGGATACAAAGCGGGCTCAAGTTCAGGCGGCTTTGGCTGCGACTATCAATGAGTTCTTGCATCAAGTAGATGCGACTTTGAATATCGAGACATTGACGACATCTGAGCAAGCTGACCTCGCAGGTAAACTGCTTAAAGGTGGTTTGGTGAATTCGACAGGTGCGAATTGGATCGCAGCTCAAGTTAAAGTCCTCCAAGCCATTGAAGCTGTAAAATAG